A section of the Anticarsia gemmatalis isolate Benzon Research Colony breed Stoneville strain chromosome 28, ilAntGemm2 primary, whole genome shotgun sequence genome encodes:
- the LOC142984892 gene encoding uncharacterized protein LOC142984892 has translation MPDGDGDDPGGGVEKRKVPNRNQGGPDEFYKTFIKPEYKRMFAESAVSGEFSVFVEGLRESEKIGNVNPIITTNLFKNDIKGITNIKRINPNKICVTFSQSNNANNFIKNEAFLSKHQFKAFIPASAVECIGVLKFVPTSISNAELFKKLSSRYEIIAVRRFTKKENGELKPYKTVSLTFLSNVLPEYVYLDLFRFKVHEYHAPLLQCFKCFKFNHGAKICKNSQKCSICTEEHHFSECVNKNNIKCINCQGPHLAISRECPIKRQKIEAKKSKTYANVISGNYRNNNISNYERNFPQISTVTKTNTKTSNPASLSSVVSRKPSPIPTAASTNSETISNERLINEIINNDFIRKGLIGALISIGNENRAITSNVIQDILIKTFKT, from the coding sequence atgCCGGATGGAGATGGCGACGATCCAGGTGGAGGGGTCGAAAAGAGGAAGGTTCCGAATCGGAATCAAGGAGGACCAGATGAGttctacaaaacatttattaaacccGAATACAAAAGAATGTTTGCTGAAAGTGCGGTGAGTGGCGAGTTTTCCGTATTTGTCGAGGGCCTCCGAGAATCGGAAAAAATAGGAAATGTTAATCCTATTATcacaacaaatttatttaaaaatgacatcAAGGGAATCACGAACATTAAAAGAATTAATCCCAATAAGATTTGCGTTACCTTTTCGCAATCAAACAATgccaacaattttataaaaaatgaagcTTTTCTAAGCAAGCATCAATTCAAGGCATTTATTCCAGCTTCGGCAGTAGAATGCATCGGTGTCTTGAAATTTGTACCCACAAGTATAAGTAATGCtgaattatttaagaaattgagCTCAAGATATGAAATAATAGCAGTCCgtagatttacaaaaaaagaaaatggtgaattgaaaccatataaaacagtttctttaacatttttgtcGAATGTTCTTCCAGAATATGTATACTTGGATTTGTTTAGATTTAAAGTACACGAGTATCATGCTCcattattacaatgttttaagtgttttaaattcaaCCATGGTGCCAAAATCTGCAAAAATAGTCAAAAATGCTCAATTTGCACTGAGGAGCATCACTTTTCagaatgtgtaaataaaaataatattaaatgcattAATTGTCAAGGTCCACATCTAGCTATTTCCCGAGAATGTCCTATTAAGAGGCAAAAAATTGAAGCTAAGAAAAGTAAAACGTATGCCAATGTTATTTCTGgcaattatagaaataataatataagtaactaCGAAAGGAACTTTCCTCAAATTTCTACTGTAACTAAAACCAATACTAAAACTTCTAATCCTGCTTCTCTTTCTTCCGTAGTAAGTCGTAAACCTTCACCTATTCCCACTGCCGCATCAACTAATTCTGAAACAATTTCCAACGAAAGATTGATTaacgaaattattaataacgATTTTATCAGAAAAGGTCTTATCGGGGCGCTTATTTCAATAGGCAATGAAAACAGGGCCATTACTAGCAACGTCatacaagatattttaattaaaacttttaaaacttaa